A region from the Pontixanthobacter aestiaquae genome encodes:
- a CDS encoding ribonuclease E domain-containing protein: protein MSRKPANAILALGSALLLSGCVVAAIPVVASGALLGREAIGTDQSEDRDGVVAVEDTAPAGPVSETPVSDTPAQAPPPLAMTDEPIVEVQMAEVPVEELPASQIAIPEEELAVVERPSANFIGPVEVEQGEAPSGVTVSAEETEFAAAAPLETATLPLARAEGPPTIPEPTRPAVTLQPTQPAGPTDFRAYDALYSYVDSQARRDPVQSPRQSAVLAAPGSLSPTRTDCSIRPPAVLIDLDPGDQTFDPSITPQANPALGQILASLRLQAIDIFWISKQPAIAAGAVRKSLVASGLDPRGNDALLLMRRADDRKQARRKELAETHCLLAIGGDTRADFDELYLYLKDKTAAQPLEELIGAGWFLTPLPLNAQTPQTGRQ, encoded by the coding sequence ATGTCACGCAAGCCGGCCAATGCGATACTCGCACTCGGTTCAGCGCTACTCCTGAGCGGGTGCGTGGTCGCGGCCATTCCTGTGGTCGCCAGTGGCGCGCTGCTGGGTCGGGAAGCGATTGGCACGGATCAAAGCGAAGACCGCGATGGGGTCGTAGCGGTTGAGGATACGGCTCCAGCGGGGCCTGTTTCCGAAACGCCGGTTTCCGACACTCCCGCCCAAGCGCCGCCACCTCTTGCCATGACTGATGAGCCAATCGTGGAAGTGCAAATGGCAGAAGTGCCGGTGGAAGAACTTCCGGCATCACAAATTGCTATCCCGGAGGAAGAGCTTGCTGTCGTTGAGCGCCCTTCTGCCAACTTCATTGGCCCGGTCGAGGTCGAGCAGGGCGAAGCCCCAAGCGGCGTGACCGTATCGGCTGAGGAAACCGAGTTTGCCGCAGCGGCACCCCTTGAAACAGCCACCCTCCCCTTGGCACGAGCCGAAGGGCCGCCGACTATTCCAGAGCCAACGCGGCCAGCCGTAACACTGCAGCCAACACAACCCGCAGGCCCAACCGATTTCCGTGCCTATGATGCGCTTTATAGCTATGTAGATTCGCAGGCACGGCGCGATCCGGTGCAAAGCCCGCGTCAGTCGGCGGTATTGGCGGCACCCGGCTCGCTCAGCCCTACCCGCACAGATTGTAGCATTCGCCCGCCAGCAGTACTGATCGATCTTGACCCCGGTGATCAGACATTCGACCCATCGATCACGCCCCAGGCCAATCCGGCGTTGGGACAAATCCTTGCGTCGCTCAGGTTACAAGCGATCGACATTTTCTGGATTTCCAAACAGCCCGCGATTGCTGCCGGCGCCGTCCGTAAATCGCTTGTCGCTAGCGGATTGGACCCGCGCGGTAATGACGCGTTGCTGCTGATGCGCCGCGCCGATGACCGCAAGCAGGCGCGCCGCAAGGAGCTCGCGGAAACGCATTGCTTGCTTGCTATCGGCGGTGATACCCGCGCCGATTTTGACGAGCTTTATCTCTACTTAAAGGACAAAACCGCTGCCCAGCCACTCGAAGAGCTGATCGGTGCGGGCTGGTTCCTCACCCCATTACCGCTGAACGCACAAACACCTCAGACAGGAAGACAGTAA
- a CDS encoding CoA transferase subunit B, which yields MADTATGWTRDQMAARAAQELQDGYYVNLGIGIPTLVANHIPEGMQVTLQSENGMLGIGPFPYDEDVDADLINAGKQTISELPHSAYFDSASSFAMIRGGHIDLTVLGAMEVAENGDIANWMIPGKMIKGMGGAMDLVAGVKKIIVVMDHNSKAGDPKFIPECSLPLTGQNVVDMIITNLCVFHRPDHDSPFKLIELAPGVTAEEVAGKTTAHYES from the coding sequence ATGGCAGACACCGCCACAGGCTGGACCCGCGACCAAATGGCCGCTCGTGCCGCGCAGGAATTGCAGGATGGCTATTACGTCAATCTTGGGATCGGTATTCCCACGCTGGTTGCAAACCACATCCCGGAGGGAATGCAAGTCACGTTACAATCCGAGAACGGGATGCTGGGTATCGGGCCTTTCCCTTACGACGAGGATGTCGATGCCGATCTGATCAATGCCGGTAAACAGACCATCAGCGAACTTCCGCACTCGGCCTATTTCGACAGTGCTTCGAGCTTCGCGATGATCCGCGGCGGACATATCGACTTGACTGTACTTGGTGCGATGGAAGTCGCCGAGAATGGCGACATTGCGAACTGGATGATCCCGGGCAAGATGATCAAAGGTATGGGCGGCGCAATGGATCTGGTCGCGGGCGTCAAGAAGATCATCGTGGTAATGGACCACAATAGCAAAGCGGGCGACCCAAAGTTCATTCCGGAATGCTCGCTACCGCTTACCGGGCAAAACGTGGTCGATATGATCATCACCAATCTGTGCGTGTTCCACCGGCCCGATCACGACAGCCCGTTCAAGCTTATCGAACTCGCTCCCGGCGTGACGGCCGAGGAAGTCGCCGGAAAAACGACGGCGCATTACGAGAGCTAG
- the metK gene encoding methionine adenosyltransferase, which produces MRSDYLFTSESVSEGHPDKVSDQISDAIVDLFLSKDPEARVACETLTTTQRVVLAGEIRGQGIMDSDGNWAAGVEQEIEDTVRKTVREIGYEQDGFHWETLTFENHLHGQSAHIAQGVDASGNKDEGAGDQGIMFGYACDETPDLMPAPIDYSHKILEQMAADRKDGTAPFLEPDAKSQVTLRYENGKPVACTAVVVSTQHAEGYDSGAEEAELKSYVKKVVGGVLPRGFISDDTVWHINPTGSFVIGGPDGDAGLTGRKIIVDTYGGAAPHGGGAFSGKDPTKVDRSAAYITRYLAKNIVAGGFATKCTIQLAYAIGVSSPLSLYVDTHGTGSVDDAAMEKAIQSIEKLGGLTPRAIRTHLGLNKPIYRNSAAYGHFGRTADGDRFPWEKTDLVDDLRVALA; this is translated from the coding sequence ATGCGTAGCGATTATCTGTTCACTTCGGAAAGCGTTTCCGAAGGCCACCCTGACAAAGTGTCGGATCAAATCTCCGACGCAATAGTCGATTTGTTTCTCTCGAAAGACCCTGAAGCGCGGGTTGCTTGCGAGACGTTGACGACAACGCAGCGCGTTGTTCTGGCGGGCGAAATTCGCGGTCAGGGCATTATGGATAGCGATGGCAATTGGGCAGCGGGTGTCGAACAGGAAATCGAAGATACTGTTCGCAAGACTGTCCGCGAAATCGGCTATGAGCAGGACGGTTTTCACTGGGAAACGCTGACTTTCGAAAACCATCTCCACGGCCAATCTGCGCATATTGCGCAAGGTGTCGACGCGAGCGGGAACAAGGATGAAGGTGCCGGTGACCAAGGCATTATGTTCGGATATGCGTGCGATGAGACGCCCGATTTGATGCCCGCGCCGATCGACTACAGCCACAAAATTCTCGAGCAGATGGCGGCGGACCGGAAAGACGGCACCGCCCCATTTCTGGAGCCCGACGCAAAAAGCCAAGTCACATTGCGTTATGAGAACGGCAAGCCGGTTGCCTGCACCGCTGTGGTTGTTTCAACCCAGCACGCTGAAGGCTATGATTCCGGCGCTGAAGAAGCCGAACTGAAGAGCTATGTGAAGAAAGTCGTGGGCGGCGTTCTTCCAAGGGGCTTCATTTCCGACGATACCGTGTGGCACATCAACCCAACCGGCTCCTTCGTTATTGGCGGTCCCGATGGAGATGCTGGTCTCACTGGCCGCAAGATTATCGTCGATACGTATGGCGGCGCGGCGCCGCATGGCGGCGGTGCATTCAGCGGCAAAGACCCGACCAAAGTGGACCGTTCGGCTGCATATATCACGCGCTATCTGGCGAAGAATATCGTTGCAGGTGGTTTTGCGACCAAATGCACCATTCAGCTCGCCTATGCGATTGGCGTATCTTCGCCTCTCTCACTCTATGTCGATACGCATGGAACGGGTTCGGTCGACGACGCGGCGATGGAGAAAGCCATTCAGAGCATTGAAAAGCTCGGCGGCCTGACCCCGCGTGCGATCCGCACACATCTTGGACTCAACAAGCCGATCTACCGCAATAGCGCCGCTTACGGCCACTTCGGGCGTACGGCTGACGGCGATCGCTTCCCATGGGAAAAGACCGATCTGGTCGATGATCTGAGAGTTGCTCTCGCCTAG
- the lnt gene encoding apolipoprotein N-acyltransferase codes for MTALARFAQFSLARPRWLALLLGALAATGFPPLALWPLTLLAIAGLIWLIFTATGWRDAAMRGWLFGVGHFTLANNWIATAFTYQSEMPAALGWVAVPLLALYLAVYPALAAMAAKLLSRHQSIGWFGLLFAGTWAIAEWLRSWVFTGFAWDPLGLVLLGPFNSPGLAAALPWVGTYALSGLVIVITAMLLALAFRRKLLTALLVAVPLIAGMYLIVPEQREGTLAFTLIQPDIRQEELNDASKFEGHFIRSALLSRKQRDVEKRLVLWPESGVPDYIRDGYPQRYYKQMTVNADPALARFRLGRVAGEGGMLLTGNVDLEIENGRAAGARNAVTAINEQGELVAGYDKAHLVPYGEYLALRWLLEPLGATRLVAGSIDFWPGPGPQTLKLGDWGNAGIQICYEIVFSGDVVDPDNRPDYIFNPSNDGWFGSWGPPQHLAQARMRAIEEGLPVLRSTTTGISAVIDADGIVRDHIGMRRDARIDGFVPPAKAPTLFSKLGNWLPMGWAFLAIALSLVATRLRRG; via the coding sequence ATGACTGCTCTCGCCCGTTTTGCGCAATTTTCGTTGGCTAGACCGCGCTGGCTTGCGCTGCTTTTGGGCGCGCTGGCCGCAACAGGTTTTCCGCCATTGGCCCTCTGGCCGCTGACCTTGCTTGCAATAGCCGGGCTGATCTGGCTGATCTTCACGGCGACTGGTTGGCGCGATGCGGCGATGCGCGGCTGGTTGTTCGGCGTTGGCCATTTCACGCTGGCCAACAACTGGATCGCGACAGCGTTCACTTACCAATCGGAAATGCCGGCGGCCCTCGGCTGGGTCGCGGTGCCGCTCTTGGCGCTCTATCTCGCGGTTTATCCCGCGCTTGCGGCTATGGCTGCCAAACTACTCTCTCGCCATCAAAGCATAGGCTGGTTCGGCCTGCTTTTCGCCGGGACTTGGGCGATCGCCGAATGGCTGCGTAGTTGGGTATTTACCGGTTTTGCATGGGATCCGCTTGGCTTGGTGTTGCTGGGGCCTTTCAACAGTCCTGGCCTGGCTGCCGCCCTGCCGTGGGTTGGTACATATGCGCTATCAGGCTTGGTAATTGTGATTACCGCAATGCTCCTTGCGTTGGCCTTCAGGCGCAAGCTTCTGACTGCGCTTTTGGTCGCAGTGCCGTTGATAGCGGGGATGTATCTTATCGTCCCGGAGCAACGCGAGGGCACGCTAGCATTCACGCTGATCCAGCCCGATATCCGGCAGGAGGAGCTCAACGATGCCTCCAAATTCGAGGGGCATTTTATCCGCTCGGCTTTGCTGTCGAGGAAGCAGCGAGACGTGGAAAAACGTCTGGTGCTGTGGCCGGAATCTGGCGTTCCCGATTACATCCGCGACGGTTATCCGCAGCGCTACTATAAGCAGATGACAGTCAATGCCGATCCGGCATTGGCGCGCTTCCGGCTGGGCCGTGTCGCTGGCGAGGGTGGGATGCTGCTGACCGGTAATGTCGATCTGGAGATTGAGAATGGCCGAGCGGCCGGTGCCCGCAATGCGGTCACGGCAATCAATGAACAGGGCGAGCTTGTTGCTGGCTACGACAAGGCGCACCTCGTCCCCTATGGCGAATATCTGGCGCTGCGTTGGTTGCTCGAACCGCTGGGCGCAACGCGTCTCGTTGCTGGCAGCATCGACTTTTGGCCCGGTCCCGGCCCGCAAACGCTGAAGCTTGGTGATTGGGGCAATGCCGGTATCCAGATATGCTACGAGATTGTGTTTTCCGGTGATGTGGTCGATCCGGACAATCGCCCCGACTACATTTTCAATCCCTCAAATGATGGGTGGTTCGGTTCTTGGGGCCCCCCGCAGCATCTGGCACAGGCGCGGATGCGTGCGATCGAGGAAGGGCTGCCGGTCCTGCGGTCGACCACCACCGGCATCAGCGCGGTGATCGATGCCGATGGTATTGTGCGCGATCATATCGGTATGCGCCGCGATGCGCGGATTGACGGGTTCGTTCCGCCAGCGAAAGCACCGACATTGTTCTCTAAACTCGGCAACTGGCTGCCCATGGGCTGGGCATTTCTCGCGATTGCGCTTTCGCTGGTTGCCACTCGGTTGCGACGCGGCTAG
- a CDS encoding DUF4167 domain-containing protein → MNNNRNNNRRRGGGRNNNRNQGGNPNAQNRIDNRARGNAPQLLDKYKKLAQDAYHNGDRVQQEYYLQFADHYFRVIADNKARQDEARAKRQDERGDNSDDSDGGDDDDGRQNNRRSRGRRDDQNDDGGKPNGRGRSRARRDQDDGDEDPSGKGNEGEEGENPFTRETKRPRKPRAKKPSADNGELDVSALPPAIGASEGEEAPKPKRAPRRRKVVDKDSDGAAEASVDA, encoded by the coding sequence TTGAATAATAATCGCAATAACAATCGTCGCCGAGGTGGTGGTCGCAACAATAACCGGAATCAGGGCGGCAATCCGAACGCTCAGAACCGGATTGACAACCGTGCACGCGGAAATGCCCCTCAGCTGCTCGACAAATACAAGAAGCTGGCGCAGGACGCCTATCATAATGGTGACCGCGTCCAGCAGGAATATTACCTGCAATTCGCGGATCACTATTTCCGCGTAATCGCCGATAATAAGGCCCGTCAGGACGAGGCACGCGCCAAACGTCAGGATGAACGCGGCGACAATTCCGATGATTCGGACGGCGGTGACGATGATGACGGCAGGCAAAACAACCGCCGTTCACGCGGTCGCCGTGATGACCAGAATGACGATGGTGGCAAGCCCAACGGTCGCGGACGTAGCCGTGCTAGGCGCGATCAGGATGATGGCGACGAAGATCCATCGGGCAAGGGCAACGAAGGTGAAGAGGGAGAGAACCCGTTCACGCGTGAGACAAAGCGCCCACGCAAACCACGCGCCAAAAAGCCTTCGGCCGATAATGGCGAGCTCGACGTAAGCGCATTGCCGCCAGCGATCGGTGCCTCCGAGGGCGAAGAGGCTCCAAAACCGAAACGCGCGCCGCGCCGCCGCAAAGTTGTAGACAAAGACAGCGACGGCGCAGCCGAAGCTTCGGTAGACGCGTAA
- the prmC gene encoding peptide chain release factor N(5)-glutamine methyltransferase: MTVAVALRDAAKLLAETSGTARLDAELLMAEALDMSRSDMLLRAGDLEVPPHFERLVERRQRHEPIAHILGHQEFYGREFLVTPDVLIPRGDSETIVDAALSHCPDDARILDLGTGSGALLLTLLAEKPNASGTGIDASLGAMAVAASNAARLGVSDRVHILHRNWSEAGWRDGLGQFDLIVANPPYVEEDADLEPDVRDYEPARALFAGKDGLDDYRIIIPQLRALLAKTGIAVLEVGHTQAAAVTEIASKEGFSVELHHDLAHRPRALLLR; this comes from the coding sequence ATGACTGTCGCCGTAGCCTTGCGCGATGCCGCGAAGCTGCTCGCCGAAACTTCCGGTACCGCGCGGCTCGATGCCGAATTGCTCATGGCGGAGGCGTTGGACATGTCCCGCTCGGACATGCTGCTGCGTGCCGGGGATCTCGAAGTGCCGCCGCACTTCGAACGGCTGGTTGAACGCAGGCAGCGGCACGAACCCATTGCCCATATTCTCGGCCATCAGGAGTTTTACGGGCGCGAATTTCTGGTGACGCCAGACGTGCTGATCCCGCGCGGTGATAGTGAGACGATTGTTGATGCGGCGCTGTCGCATTGCCCGGATGATGCCCGCATTCTTGATCTTGGTACCGGATCGGGTGCGCTTCTGCTGACATTGCTCGCTGAAAAGCCGAATGCCAGCGGCACGGGAATCGATGCATCCTTGGGGGCGATGGCCGTTGCAGCGTCGAATGCGGCGCGGCTTGGCGTATCAGATCGCGTACATATTCTGCATCGCAACTGGAGCGAAGCGGGCTGGCGTGATGGTTTGGGGCAGTTCGATCTGATTGTCGCGAACCCGCCTTATGTGGAAGAGGATGCCGATCTGGAACCCGATGTGCGCGATTATGAACCGGCTCGGGCTCTTTTTGCGGGAAAAGACGGTCTTGATGACTACCGCATCATCATTCCGCAATTGCGCGCTTTGCTTGCCAAGACGGGTATTGCTGTGCTGGAAGTCGGGCATACTCAGGCAGCTGCCGTCACCGAAATTGCTTCCAAAGAGGGTTTCTCTGTCGAGCTTCATCACGATCTTGCCCACAGGCCGCGTGCTCTCTTGCTGCGATAA
- the prfA gene encoding peptide chain release factor 1, whose translation MNIPETRLVQIVNRFAELEARMASGTLEGEEFVKASRDYAELEPVARSAQDVQAIREEIAGLEDMLSDPEMKAMAEEELAELRESLPDKERALAIAMLPRDSADARPAMLEIRAGTGGDEAALFAGDLYRMYEKFASEQGWKVEPVSMSASEVGGFKEIVANVTGTGVFAKMKFESGVHRVQRVPVTESGGRIHTSAATVAVLPEPDEVDVHVDPNDLKVDIYRASGAGGQHVNTTDSAVRLTHLPTGLVVIQQDQRSQHKNRDKAMQVLRTRLYDLKRAEAHGAEAEARKAMVGSGDRSERIRTYNFPQGRVTDHRIGLTLHKLPEVLEGAGLTELVDALIAEDEAKRLASLDS comes from the coding sequence ATGAACATCCCTGAAACCCGCCTTGTCCAGATCGTCAACCGTTTCGCCGAGCTCGAAGCGCGGATGGCGTCGGGTACGTTGGAGGGCGAGGAGTTCGTCAAGGCGAGCCGCGACTATGCGGAATTGGAGCCGGTCGCGCGCAGTGCGCAGGACGTGCAGGCGATCCGCGAGGAGATTGCCGGGCTGGAAGACATGCTTTCCGATCCAGAAATGAAAGCGATGGCCGAGGAAGAGCTGGCCGAGCTTCGCGAAAGTCTGCCCGATAAAGAACGCGCTCTGGCCATTGCGATGTTGCCGCGCGATTCCGCCGATGCGCGTCCAGCAATGCTCGAAATCCGCGCGGGCACGGGCGGCGATGAAGCAGCTTTGTTCGCGGGCGATCTCTACCGGATGTACGAGAAATTCGCGTCCGAACAGGGCTGGAAAGTCGAGCCGGTCAGTATGAGCGCGTCCGAAGTTGGCGGTTTTAAGGAAATTGTCGCCAACGTCACCGGCACCGGTGTGTTCGCCAAGATGAAATTCGAAAGCGGGGTTCACCGCGTCCAGCGTGTGCCTGTGACCGAAAGCGGCGGACGCATCCATACGTCGGCAGCCACCGTGGCGGTATTGCCCGAGCCGGACGAGGTCGATGTCCATGTCGATCCCAATGATCTGAAAGTCGATATTTACCGCGCCTCGGGCGCGGGTGGTCAGCATGTCAATACGACCGATTCGGCCGTGCGCCTTACCCACTTGCCGACGGGTCTGGTGGTGATCCAGCAGGACCAGCGCAGCCAGCACAAGAACCGCGACAAAGCGATGCAGGTGCTGCGCACACGGCTCTACGATCTGAAACGCGCAGAGGCGCATGGTGCAGAAGCCGAGGCCCGCAAGGCAATGGTGGGATCGGGCGACCGCTCCGAGCGCATCCGTACCTATAATTTCCCGCAAGGCCGGGTGACCGATCACCGGATTGGCCTGACGCTGCATAAGCTGCCCGAAGTGCTTGAGGGGGCAGGCCTGACCGAACTGGTCGATGCGCTGATCGCCGAGGACGAGGCGAAGCGTTTGGCCTCTCTCGATTCGTGA
- the hisS gene encoding histidine--tRNA ligase, translated as MSKNTPKAIRGTQDIFGPDAEGFAFVVETFERVRKLYRFRRAEMPVFEKTEVFARSLGETTDVVSKEMYSFEDRGGDSLTLRPEFTAGIARAYLTNGWQQHAPLKLATHGPLFRYERPQKGRYRQFHQIDAEIIGAGEPQADVELLAMADQLLKELGIEDVTLHLNTLGDGASREAWRAALVEYFRAVKDQLSDDSQERLEKNPLRILDSKDRKDKPFLADAPKIDDFLSDEARSFFEAVTSGLDAAGVKWKRAEALVRGLDYYRHTAFEFIPDEGSASADALGSQSTVLGGGRYDGLIENLGGPATPAVGWAAGIERLAMLVGQQQYDSANLLNIILAVEDDELIQIGHSAMRAFREAGLSADWIVAGSPRKRYDKAVKINAHVLIPLRKVGGKVDFRLQSPPDSEIHRQARQVLEELGYSSSRT; from the coding sequence ATGAGCAAGAACACGCCCAAAGCGATACGCGGAACGCAGGATATTTTCGGCCCCGATGCGGAAGGTTTTGCCTTCGTCGTCGAGACTTTCGAGCGCGTCCGCAAACTCTACCGCTTCCGCCGCGCGGAAATGCCGGTGTTTGAAAAGACCGAAGTGTTCGCGCGCTCGCTCGGCGAAACAACCGATGTCGTATCGAAAGAAATGTATTCGTTCGAGGATCGCGGCGGGGACTCGCTGACGCTGCGGCCCGAATTTACCGCCGGCATTGCGCGGGCATACCTGACCAATGGCTGGCAGCAGCACGCGCCGCTCAAACTCGCGACGCATGGCCCGCTATTCCGCTACGAACGCCCGCAAAAGGGCCGCTACCGCCAGTTCCACCAGATCGATGCAGAGATTATCGGTGCGGGCGAACCGCAGGCCGATGTCGAATTGCTGGCGATGGCCGATCAGCTTTTGAAAGAGCTGGGAATCGAGGACGTGACGCTGCACCTCAATACACTGGGTGATGGCGCAAGCCGCGAGGCATGGCGCGCGGCGCTGGTCGAATATTTCCGTGCGGTCAAAGACCAGTTGAGCGACGATTCGCAGGAGCGGTTGGAGAAGAACCCGTTGCGGATTCTCGACAGCAAGGATCGCAAGGACAAACCTTTCCTCGCCGATGCGCCCAAGATCGATGACTTCCTGTCAGATGAAGCGCGTTCGTTCTTTGAAGCGGTGACCAGCGGGCTGGATGCAGCCGGTGTTAAATGGAAGCGGGCTGAGGCGCTGGTGCGCGGGCTGGATTATTACCGGCACACGGCGTTTGAATTTATTCCGGATGAGGGGAGTGCGTCGGCGGATGCGCTGGGCAGCCAGAGCACGGTGCTCGGCGGCGGGCGTTATGATGGGCTGATCGAGAATCTTGGTGGACCAGCTACGCCAGCGGTGGGCTGGGCTGCGGGTATCGAGCGGTTGGCGATGCTGGTTGGTCAACAGCAATATGATTCGGCGAACCTACTCAACATTATCTTAGCGGTCGAAGATGATGAACTAATCCAAATCGGGCACTCTGCCATGAGAGCGTTCAGAGAAGCAGGCCTGAGTGCAGACTGGATTGTGGCGGGATCACCGAGGAAGCGCTATGATAAGGCCGTCAAGATCAATGCCCATGTCTTGATCCCACTGCGCAAGGTAGGCGGTAAAGTCGACTTTCGCCTTCAGTCCCCGCCAGACTCTGAGATACACAGACAAGCGCGGCAAGTTCTCGAAGAGTTAGGATATTCGTCATCTCGGACTTGA
- the ppa gene encoding inorganic diphosphatase produces the protein MDISKLTIGDNPPESLNVIIEVPTGGEPVKYEFDKDSGALFVDRILHTPMRYPANYGFVPHTLSPDGDPLDALVISRSPFIAGCVVRARPIGVLNLEDEHGGDEKLICVPVDTTFPYYSDVGETKDLPSIIFQQIEHFFTHYKDLEPEKWVRVGNWGDAEEARRVVLEAIELAKK, from the coding sequence ATGGATATCAGCAAACTCACCATCGGCGACAACCCGCCCGAAAGCCTCAACGTCATCATCGAAGTGCCCACCGGCGGCGAACCGGTGAAGTACGAATTCGACAAGGATTCAGGCGCTCTGTTCGTCGACCGCATTCTGCACACGCCGATGCGCTATCCGGCCAATTACGGATTCGTTCCGCACACGCTCTCGCCCGATGGCGACCCGCTGGATGCGCTGGTAATATCGCGCAGCCCGTTCATCGCCGGCTGCGTGGTTCGCGCGCGCCCGATTGGCGTTCTCAATCTGGAAGACGAGCATGGCGGGGATGAAAAGCTGATCTGCGTGCCGGTCGACACGACTTTCCCGTATTATTCGGATGTCGGTGAGACCAAGGATTTACCCTCGATCATTTTCCAGCAGATCGAGCATTTTTTCACCCACTACAAAGATCTTGAGCCTGAAAAATGGGTCCGCGTCGGCAATTGGGGCGATGCCGAAGAAGCCAGACGGGTTGTGCTGGAAGCTATCGAACTGGCGAAGAAATAG
- a CDS encoding mechanosensitive ion channel family protein, producing the protein MRAFWLSLILTIGLLAAPAFALVPPASDAAAEDASVDQTINAEVEPGADQQIADRIRGFFGALDGLSEISVEVEQGVVTLSGILATQEDIDEAERLAGQVEGVVAVQNRIERDLSVGQNLGALSSISDKFAEFVKFLPLLAAALLVALVIGVLGYIIAGFAAFWRKVTPNVFLAELVASAIRFVFVVGGIVIALEMIGAGALLGAVLGGAGVIGIALGFAMRDTIENYVASLMLSLRQPFRANDHVLIGDLEGRVIRLTSRATVLMTLDGNHLRVPNSTVFKAVIVNYTRNPQRRFDFELGVDAEDDPTAARRLGVKILKGLDFVLGDPEPTARVEQVGDSNIVIRYLGWIDQREADWHKARSRAIHAVKDALEAEGFALPEPIYRLRFDSSAPLNLQGDASISAASGDTGKTDPGPVKDKPAKKASTLAQSEDVSPDNQVGHMVEAERAAEPDENDLLDSSRPVE; encoded by the coding sequence ATGCGCGCGTTTTGGCTGAGCTTAATCCTGACAATTGGCCTCTTGGCCGCACCAGCATTTGCTCTTGTGCCGCCAGCCAGCGATGCGGCTGCAGAGGATGCGAGCGTAGACCAGACAATCAATGCGGAGGTGGAACCTGGCGCCGATCAGCAGATTGCGGACCGCATTCGCGGCTTTTTCGGAGCGCTCGACGGGCTTTCAGAGATCTCGGTAGAGGTCGAGCAAGGCGTCGTTACGCTGTCCGGAATTCTCGCGACGCAAGAGGATATCGACGAAGCCGAACGGCTGGCCGGACAAGTCGAAGGCGTTGTTGCCGTCCAGAACAGAATCGAACGCGATCTCTCTGTCGGGCAGAATCTCGGTGCATTGAGCAGTATCTCCGACAAATTCGCTGAGTTTGTAAAGTTTCTGCCGCTACTGGCTGCCGCGCTGCTGGTTGCGTTGGTTATCGGCGTGCTCGGCTATATTATAGCGGGCTTCGCCGCGTTCTGGCGCAAAGTCACCCCCAATGTGTTTCTTGCCGAGCTGGTTGCCAGCGCGATTCGCTTTGTCTTTGTCGTCGGCGGCATCGTGATTGCTCTGGAAATGATAGGCGCAGGCGCGCTGCTGGGTGCAGTGCTGGGCGGTGCGGGTGTGATCGGTATCGCGCTGGGTTTTGCCATGCGCGATACAATCGAGAATTACGTCGCTTCGCTGATGCTCAGCCTGCGCCAGCCATTCCGCGCGAACGACCATGTGCTGATCGGCGATCTGGAAGGGCGGGTGATCCGCCTGACCAGCCGCGCCACGGTATTGATGACATTGGATGGCAATCATTTGCGTGTCCCCAATTCGACTGTATTCAAAGCGGTCATTGTCAATTACACCCGCAACCCCCAGCGCCGCTTCGATTTCGAGCTCGGTGTCGATGCAGAAGATGATCCGACAGCCGCGCGGCGATTGGGCGTCAAAATACTGAAAGGTCTCGATTTTGTTCTCGGCGATCCCGAGCCGACCGCGCGGGTCGAGCAGGTCGGCGATTCCAACATCGTGATCCGCTATCTCGGCTGGATCGATCAACGCGAGGCCGATTGGCACAAGGCGCGCAGCCGCGCTATTCATGCGGTGAAGGATGCGCTGGAAGCGGAAGGCTTTGCGCTGCCCGAGCCAATTTACCGCCTGCGTTTCGATTCTTCCGCGCCGCTCAATCTGCAGGGCGATGCGTCGATTTCGGCTGCATCGGGAGACACCGGGAAAACCGACCCCGGGCCGGTAAAGGATAAGCCTGCGAAGAAAGCGTCAACCTTAGCGCAGAGCGAGGATGTTTCGCCCGACAATCAGGTTGGACACATGGTTGAAGCCGAGCGCGCAGCCGAACCCGACGAGAACGATCTGCTCGATTCAAGCCGCCCGGTCGAGTAA